GCTGATTACATCACAAATAAAAGGTAAGACATTTGTCCCTCTAAAAATATCCAAACTGGAACACTTTAAAAGTGGATACTGTAAAATGCTGCAGACGACAACAAAAGGGCTCCCCAGAGTGACTTTAGTTAGctcagttcttgtgctgataaTGTGCTCTGCCTCCACACTCTCTGCCCTGCCAGTGCAGATTATGTAAAGCGCGGGGAGTCTGGGAGCCCAGTGGGGCACTGTGGAGAGACATGAATGGAGTTTAGTGTGACGTCCCGCGTGCTTCTCTGCCagcgctcgctctctctctctctctctctctctctctctctctctctctctctctctctctctctctctctctccccctctccccctctccccctctccccctctccccctctccccctcctcttccctccctcccagctTTTCTCCTGCTGCAACCAGCCTGCCTCACTCTGGAGCAacactgccacctggtggacaGCGGCCTGCAACGTTCCATATTAGCTGGATTCAGCAGGGTGATTGCCtgaaaattttcaattttctttaacaataaaatgaatattgttaaagtgaatgaaaaacagctttcaaaGGAATGACAATGGTGGTGAGATGTCGAATTCAGTTACCAGGCAGTTCCTGGCTGCATGTAAGTGATTACTACGCCAGCAAACTGTTCTTAAGATAAGGTATTGTCTGAAAATctgatataaaaatattacGCAGCCCAAAATCTGGATCACGGTATCACTGCTTACACATAATGCTAACAAGTGAGCGACACGGTGAGGGAAAGGGAGTGAGTctgagaacaagagagagagaggaggagagagagcaagacagagtgAGATATACACACAGACGGAGCAAGAGACTGAGGGAAAacaagagcaagagagacagtAAAAgtgagaacaggagagagaaagagagagtgaaagagtgtgtgtgagagagagagaggttacGGCGTGCAAGGGGATCTGAGAACGCTGTCTGCCTGGGTTTAAACGCCTGGCTGACTGCGCCTTATCTTTGCCACTGCGCTGCGGTGTACATTACGCCCATCTCCTGCCAGGTAGTTTTCCACACCACGGGCCCTAATGCAGTTTTGCTTCACTCACCCAGACAGAGGAAACAGCTCCTCCCACTCCGGTCTGGCCATGTCTGGCCTGCAGATTACTGCCAGGGACCACGTCCACAGAGGAAAAGGAATTAAGAGGCCCTGCTTGCTCCTCCCTCTATCCTCTCTGACCTCACAACTTCAAGACAGGCCCATCCCCAGCTGACATCATCAGAGGGTGATGTCACCGGGGTAAAGCGCCAGTGACTGACAATCCATTGCAAACAACAGAGACAGATTCCGATTCAATGCTGAATCCTGGGGGCTGACTTTACTGACAGATATGATACCCAACAGACATTTAAGTTGTTTTCACCTCAGGCTGTTAAATGCAGCATCGGTCAATGTGAAACCGACGCTTCAGCTCACACTGATGTTCGGAGGGCTCTGAGGATCAGCGCCATACCTCCAACACCCCTTGCTCACCCACAGAGCGGGCACTCACTCTTTTTTCAACAAAAGATGGCACATTTAGAGAAAGGCTTGTTTCTCGGAAACTAAGAGACAGCTCCCATTAAGGAGGACTTGAGCCCTCGGTCTCACTCAGACCTAAACTTATTTTGCCTTTTACTAAGCCACCGGatattcatattaaattcaatttaaatgaaaaggcaaTTCCCCCTCGCGTCGCACAGCAGCAGACTCGACAGAGTTAGAGCAGGCATCTGTCTCGGTGACTGtattaacaccccccccccctcctggcACCAGGATACAGATAGCTCCTCGGCCAGCAGAGAGGGCTACACATTCAATTACCCACTCAAATCCCTACCTAATGAGCTCCATGCTTCTCCCTTTAACACAGGCCATCTTTTCTGAAGGCAGCTTAATGTGCCTCAGAGCCGAGGTCCCCTccgtctccctgtctctccctctctgtcgctgagcttgtctctctctctctcactctctctttatccctctctcttgcaCCAGAGGGAGACAAGCTCTAATCGACACATGGGACGCCCGGTTTTAAAGCAATCCCATCCTCTCGGCTCCTTTCCTTTAAGCGATCGATTTACAACTTCGCCTCTGATGTGGGATCAGAAAAAGCGTGGGCTTGTTAAAGAAGAGGCACTTCAACGCTTAATGTATGAATGCTAAGCATGGGAGATTCCAGGAGAAAATGGGTTGCAGTGTCCTCTGGTTTTCAGGCTGCCTCTACTCCTGAATTTGAAGTCACAGCTGGACAGGTAAGCCACTCATGTGGCGTACTGGGCACGAGCATTTTGTCAGTCATAAGATAACCGCAACCAAAAGGCCTCTGAACCTCGAAGATTGGCACTGTCCTTGTCTGGACCTGACTGGCACACTAACCATGCCACAATGGTCAGCTGGACCAAGAAGCTTGTTCCAAGAAGCACAGGCAACACTGTGGTTTCTTTGAAAAATTACCGAAGATTTGTATAAAACAAGAGGGCAACATACAGAAATTATGGGCAGATGCCTACAACCACACGTAGCCAAAAGCATAATCGCCCTAAAATTGAAAGCACTCTCAATCCTGCTGTCCAGCTGGAAAACAGCCCGGAGGTCAGGGCCGAACGGGAGCGATGAGGCTCATGTGCCCTGGCGGGAATCCGTCGACACAGCCACACCCTGTGCTCACTCAATCTGCAGTGCTGTCTTTCATCTTTGATTCAATTCATGGAGCATGTGCCATTCCAGCCACAATTCACTAAGTCATTCAAAAAGACGTTAGGCCTCAACAGACATGTGAATTCCATCAACAAGCACAAATGCAGCCTCTTGTTAAATAAGACCACAAAACTGGATTAAACTCATAATAAAACTCACACTaacaaaaaaaggcttgaaaGGAAGCAATGCCCCCCAGTGAAACCTCACAgtgttgtgtctgtgagaaAGGGAGGGTTCAGATAGAGAGTGCTTCAGTTCAGATGACTGCCTGCTGAACAAGCATCTTGTTGAAGGAaactctgtctgtctcaatGGCCCTGAAGTCGTTCACTCTGTACAGCCCTGaaaatgcacagcactgacactgtgtaatgaaaaatacaaaaaagtaattatttaatgttttattggtTATATCTCAACATCTCTCAGGTTAGAAAACGTATTCAAAATTTGACATAAATTCTGGAATGCACCAGTGGTTTTGAGCTCGGCGGAGTCAAAGGAGTTTGACATCATAGCGATGTTTTTCAGATTCTTGTCTTAGCAGGCGCAGCAGTGTATAGATTAGCACTATCTGAGTGAGACGCATCGACACATGGCTTCAAACAGCACAATTATCAGAACCTCCAGCACTCGGACCACCGTGAAGTCACAGGGCACAGCCAGACACATACGCACTGCTGCGCCCACGGCCTCCTATACAGGCCGGGTACAGCAAGAATGCACCAACAGCATCCCAGCCCCTGTAAATCAAAGCCGCTGATTACAAACTCGGGCTAAAAAAAATCGATGCGCTTCCATTATTTCCAACTTCCTGCCATTTATATGCAATTTCTTTCATTGCTGCTCAAAGGCGGCGGGCCATCTGCATTGCCTTTAGTCAGCAGGGCTGAATCCAATCTCCGCCGAGTGGGAATGCTAAAGCCGGTAGCAGCTAGCGGATCAGTTTGTCAATACGCTGCGCATCGCATGCTGTGCAGCCTCTAGTCAATACCCTCAGCGCCTTTCAACCGCGACGCCAGAGCAATCACAGAGGCCTACTCAATCCCTCTTCCTCTATCGAAAACATTGGCATTATCAGTGAAACACAAAatcgccaaaaaaaaaaaacatgaagccACTAACACTGCTGGAGTGCCCCCTCCCTGATGTTCCAAATTAAACCCTGGGAcctaccccaccccctccccccagtaAAACTAATTATGTGGAGATGTTGTATTTGACAGTGGGTGTAGATTTCAACAATGAGCAAAGAAGTGCCTTTTGGAGGCGATTCTGGTATCAATACAAATATCAGTTTTTATATAGTTTTCACTTTTAGAGTGTGTTCAATGGTCTTACTGTTCTGTATTAGCAACATGTATACCAGCTGGTATACATCAGTATTATATTCTATATAGCCAGCAATAGTCTTCATCCATTGATACCCTGTTACTGACAGAGCCTAAGACCTTAGGCTAGCCAGTGGGGCAGCGCTAATTTTTAGCTTGCATACCATGCAGCTCTTCATATTTCTTCATAACTGTAACACTGTTAAAAACCTAAAACAAGGGAAATTCAACCAATGGACGAGCCCCCAGCGAAAAGGTGTTGCCTGAAGCCACACAGACTATTGCACCTGTTTGCAGTGTAAGAACATTGGTCAAGAGCTGCACCGTGTTGTAGTTTGAATTTCTTGCCCTATTCAGCATTTGCTCACTGTAACtggtaatttaaatgtattttggtGGTGTTATAAATTTGCATTACTGTAAGATATGCCCCACTGTACAACCCATTTTCAGCTCAGTTTAAATAaccaacacaaaaaatgtggaAAGATTGTGAACTGGTTCAATCAAGACAGCGATTAACCAAGCTGGGTGTGTCTGGGTTGAATGAAAGCCTGCAAAAACAGTGGACTGTGGCTCCGCCATGCGACATTGAAGACATGAGCCTGTTATAACAGAAGCCTCCACAAGGGGTCACCCTAGCATCATGTACAGCTCAGCCTGTTGCAGAGGCTCTGTACTAGCCATACAGCTTCGCCCTACATTCAAGTGATTAAAAGCAAAAGTCAAATGTCTGGGTGCATACAGCGAAGAACTGAATTAGATATTAGACAAtgagatatttttgttttaaaatccaTATGTCATTACCTAGGGAGGCTCATTAGCTGACAGACAGAAGTAACAAGGACGAGCATGTCTGGCATTTGAAAGTCCCCTGTACAGCAGCAATAAATGCACTGTCATCCCGTCTGTGACTAATCCCGTATCAGCATCCATTTCACCACTGCAATTAATGGATGTCGTGACTGTTACGGGAAACCACCAAGGGCAACGGCAAAGGAACATCCTGGAAGATGCTGATTTTTTCCACTGACAGAAACAACGGCCTACTTCCAGGAATTGGGGCACCTACTACTTGGGGCACCTATTCCTTCCAGGAATTGGGACACCTACACAGTGGTACCCCCTACCTTTGGCAGGGGGTACCACTGTGCCAAACACAGCAGCGTAGCACACTGgaaggtgtgctgtgtgaccaGCACTGGACAGGAGTGGTCCGACTGTCAAAAGCGTAGGAGCCTCGAATAGTGCGTTGTGGTTAAAGGGTTACTGTAACAGTCCACAGGAGTCCCTTATATGGGGAATATCAGTAAAGCAGAGAGCAAATGATTCAATATCGTGGAAACAAACTGGGCCAAATAAAGCAGCAAAATACAGAAACAGCCATGTCTGagtaaatgcaatgcaatgtaatgtaaccccTGAGATCCAGCATGCAATTCTGTACAAGTCCTCAACCGATTGATTTCTCCAGGGTTTCCCTCATACGGAGGAGGTAGCATGAAAGCaatgtttaaattacattacttttgAAGAAAACACCAGACTATTGATTCCACCCTCGGAACCAACGGAATCATAGTATACGATTAAGCGTGTGTTAGCCGCAAACAAGCGTTAAGTTATCAGTAGAACAAGCTTTCAAATTGGCTCATTTACGGCAATACAACAGCTGTACTGTGTTCTGCTTCCCAATTCTatgtgctgttttctcaaaCATAAGCAGCAAGGGGCTGAAAAAATGTTCAGCTCTACTTACCACGGCAAGTCATGGGGGCTACAGGAGcaatcacaaacacacgcatgcacacacgcaaacacaaagaaaaaggcTAAATACGACCCTTTCCCCCTAAACATACTGCAGTTTCTACACTGTTCCCATTATCCAACAAACACCCCATTAGGTCAACAGTTCCAAGGCCGATTGTAAACCTTGCGAGGAAAAGCCGATTAGATCTCAAATCCCAGTCACTCATGGTATTAAAAGCGCTGTGGAAGTAAGACTCTGAGGAACCACAGGGGTGTGCTTTCTGGGGAAGGGGAACAGGGAGGCGCTATAGGCCCTGACCTCTTGCTCTGCTTCCCCTCTGTCAGGAAACTTTGCTCCCTGTAATTCCTGATTGGTGGTGACTGTCAGAGGCAGGAGCAATTAAGAGAGTAAAGCAGGTCTGGCGCTGAGGCGGAGTGGGGCACTACAAAAGCCAGGACCAGGACTATTTCCTGTCTTGTTTACATTAACGAAACAGTTCTATACAAATATCAAATAGTAAAAGCCAattataaaattgtaaatgGGTGTTTTACAGCAAAATGACAGATCCCGCTTTCCACAAATCACATTCTATAGCCATGATTACATGCCTTAGAAAACTGACTGGTCAGACAACTTGTAAATTACCTGAGATTCATACTCAAGCAAGGTATTCCCACCAGACTTTTGTTCCAGAAGTCACTTCTTGATAggactgccccctgctggcagcacCTCAGCAGTGAAACTATTGAATGAGCTTTCTCATATACAGACGAAGACTAAGTTGACAGTATCATTTTAAATCTTCTATAAGGACCTAGGCAGACAATTGGTTGACCATAATCTCACtgcattatttaatattattgctTTTCcatgaaaacagtaaacatcATTAACATGCTGCAACATTTAAATGGTGAAAAGTATctttgtgtgcaggtgtgagtgtgagtgtgagtgtgtgtgtgcgtgtgtttgtgtgtgtgaagactGACCAGACTGTTGAGATCAGAGTCGTAGCTCCCGCAGGGGTGTATGGTGGTGCCCAGGGGCTCCAGCCCCTCCTCATCCCACATGTAGGTGCCTCCCGAGCTGTCTGAGGGGGAGAGGTCCAGCGAGGAGCCGTGGGGAAGGTCCCTCTCTGGGGACTGGGACCGATCGTCATGGCCACATAGAATCCCATGGTCCTCTTTACCTCCTACGGGGGACAAAAGAGGGGACATGGCACACGGGTATGACTCATCCAAACTCCAAATGATATAGCACCCAAACTCACACATAATCACTTCCAACTGACATAGCACACAGCCGCATATATTGTCACTCCAACTGATATAGCACACAGATTGATACATTATTACTCCAAGTGACAGTTTGCCTCACACTTTACCACTCCAACTGATATAGCACAAACATATCCTCAAACATTATTAAATAATCACTCCTAACTGGCATAGCATACATCTTCACACATAATCACTCCCAAATGACATAACACACATCCTCACTCATAATCACTCCCAACTGACAGTACATAGTCTTATACATTATAATTCCCACTTACataacacacagcctcacacatcATTACTGCAACTGGTATCCTGCTGTATGCAGCCTCAAAAATGATCACTCCAACTGAGGAAGCACACATCCTAATATAATTCCCCTTTACACAGGACACAGTTTCACACATTATCACTTCAGCTGCTGTACTGCTGTACGCAGCCTCACGTAATCGCTTCCCATGTTATAACATACAGCCTCACACATTATCACTGGCAGGCAGCTCACCTCCCAGTGCCCTCCCTGCCCAGTCCACAGTGTCCGTCAGGAAGCTACAGAGGCGCGTCTGAGTGGGCGCGGTGCGCTCGCCGTTGGTGGGGGCATTGTCATTCGCGTGAGGCTGGGTCTGGAAGACCCCGTCGTCGTGggggggaaacagcagcatgCCTCCGCCGTTTCCGAGGTTATCGAAGTCGTCCATGTACTCCTCGCTGGTGTCGTTGCGCTCCAGGGAGGAGGTGGAAGACAGCGACATgtcctccagcccctcccccaggtAGCGTGCTGAGAGCTCCACCTCCTGGTGTGATGTCAGCTCTTCCAGGTGGATCTCCGGAGCCGGAAGCTTCTCCGCCTGGCTGGGAGGGTCCGGCGTGCCTGGTGACGTCTCCACGGAGTCCCCGCTCCCTCCCTTCGCCCCCTGGTCCCCCCGAGCTTGCCCTGCGAGGAGCGGGCGTGCCTGCTTGACCAGGGAGGGGCGGGTCAGCCTGTAGGCCAGAGCCGGGGACTTGCTGGGCAAGCAGCTGGGCAGCAGGGGCTTCTTCAGGGCGCCCCCTCCGGGTCGGGCGGCAGGGCTCTTGCCGCACTGGGCGCCCGGCGCTGAGGTGGGCTTGAGGAGCTGGTTCTTGGTACGCACCAGGCCGCTGGCCGGCGGCCTGGCCAGCTCCGCCCTGTTGAGGGAGAAGGAGCGGGTGATGGGCtgggcggagggggaggggagctgCCTGAAGTGGGTGAAGCTCTGAGAGCGCACCATGCTGTCCGAGGACAGGGACTTCAGGCTGTCGGTGGACTGGGACAGGCCGTCCCGTAGCCCGCCGTGAGTGCCGGCACTGGGGCCAGAATCCGGGTTGGAGCCCGTCCGCTGCAGGCCAAGCCCGAACCGCGAGGCTACGCCATTCAGGACCGGTCTGGGGGCTTGTGCGGACGCCCCCCGCGGGCCCGTCCTGGACGGCTGGGGGATTGTCCTCTGAGCGGTGGGATTGGCTGACGGCGCAGGCCGGCGGACCTTGCTAACGGGGGCGGAGGGCTTTTTCAGCTCCCTGGCCGCGGGAGCCTGCTGCTGCGGCTGAGCCCGGAGCCCCgcccttccctcctccccctgcctctctggcCCCGCTCCCTCCGTGGGGCTTCCGCCCCCCTTCTTCCACCTCAGAGAGAAGGCCGAGGGCAGACGGGCCACCCCATTCGGCTTGCCCGGGGCCACCCCCTTCCCTTCCTGGCTCTGCAGAGGTGTGGCCGTCCCATTGGGGAGCGCGCTCGTGCCACCCTGGGCGCGGGCGCCGAATTTAGGCAGCCTGGAGACCATGGTGGGCTTGCTGAGTGCCTTCTCTTCCATCAGCTGCCAGCTGGGTCATTGATGTGAGCAGGGCGGACAGAGCTGcatggagaaagaaagaaagagagagagagagagggatttcaTTTTAGAGTTCAACCCAGGAACCCCATTTCACTGATTAAGGCTGattaaggagagagagagagagagatgacacacagagggggaaggagaccaggagacagagagaaagacatagagagacaaagagatgaagacacacagaggaggagggacagagagagagagattacgTTTTAGAGTTCAATGCAGTAACACGATTTCACTGATTAAGGCTGCATGCCAAAATGCTTGAATTTTCAGCCTCATCTAATGACAAATGCTATGCAGACCTTTTATGAATGTAGTTACTGAAATTCTGACTCATGCTCCTGTACGTTCTAAGCTGCGGGCTGAAATAGAGTGcaaattacttttattaaaaatcTATTCAAAATATGGGCTATTTCATTAATATCGTGTGCACATTCAAACCTCTTCCTTGCAGGATGAAGAAGCCATAAATACTAGCCCAAGAGGCAGTTTTAAATCATTATCTGCACTCAGTGGTGCACTGGGTAGAAAGAGAGCCTTctgccagcacacctgcatCAGTGCAATGTGTGCTATGACTGGGCGTGGCTGCACTCATCGGTTTGTGACTGCCGGCAGCCAGCAGCGCGTGGGAGTCCGGACATGTCTGGACACAGACACCCCCGGCATCTCACAAACCGACACGACTAACCACAAGCATCACGCCCGGTCTCGTCGGAGCACACACCGGCCAATCACGGCGCTTCTGCTCTGACTGCGCCAGACCGCTGCGGTTCAGAACGGGCGTGCATCAGCTGCTAGCGGTGACGCAAGTCTGCCTCGTTCCTTTCCACCAGAGGACAGCggaacagaaaacaacagccaTGAATGGCTGCTCTGTGGTCTTTTTTGCTTAACCAAACTGTCAGGGCTTTGTGACCTACACCGTTTGCAAACACGCCACACCCGGTGTCCTCATAGCGCGCCTCAGCCAATCACGGCATCCCTGCTGCGACCACATCCATCCAGCAGGTCCTTTAAAGTTGACTGCCCCGCCCACCAAAATATGTTAAACTGCAGCCCTGGCGCATCTCACCATAAATCTTTCCCTGCATACATACAACTGCATGTCATTCAATTGTTGCACT
This genomic stretch from Megalops cyprinoides isolate fMegCyp1 chromosome 1, fMegCyp1.pri, whole genome shotgun sequence harbors:
- the LOC118772585 gene encoding serine-rich coiled-coil domain-containing protein 2-like isoform X1 is translated as MEEKALSKPTMVSRLPKFGARAQGGTSALPNGTATPLQSQEGKGVAPGKPNGVARLPSAFSLRWKKGGGSPTEGAGPERQGEEGRAGLRAQPQQQAPAARELKKPSAPVSKVRRPAPSANPTAQRTIPQPSRTGPRGASAQAPRPVLNGVASRFGLGLQRTGSNPDSGPSAGTHGGLRDGLSQSTDSLKSLSSDSMVRSQSFTHFRQLPSPSAQPITRSFSLNRAELARPPASGLVRTKNQLLKPTSAPGAQCGKSPAARPGGGALKKPLLPSCLPSKSPALAYRLTRPSLVKQARPLLAGQARGDQGAKGGSGDSVETSPGTPDPPSQAEKLPAPEIHLEELTSHQEVELSARYLGEGLEDMSLSSTSSLERNDTSEEYMDDFDNLGNGGGMLLFPPHDDGVFQTQPHANDNAPTNGERTAPTQTRLCSFLTDTVDWAGRALGGGKEDHGILCGHDDRSQSPERDLPHGSSLDLSPSDSSGGTYMWDEEGLEPLGTTIHPCGSYDSDLNSLDILNNLDNLESCDLEDDDLMLDVDLPEDGSLHSDADGMSHFERTERGGRQGHWRRRQHRWSGPDHFHNDNRGGGFQQFDGRSSPGTGKAGTHPLQGRHDGHMVALDELTLRHMAEDCTSVKSQLLKLKKLLQMEDGGTIQDALELGVLSPEPREDPSAALQVEELLKEVQELRQELRDKEKTISHLTQQLAIPTPPPTCQCQHRRPEARGERRSHHDKATQTPWRGHAPQVLQPPSPWPSECLTQGRLARTAPTADPSERARARAPTGGERPRPVSCPDASVSLLLRSHLRLGEGEEGVRHPGAQPRPPTTAPPPDRDHAQGRPRILQSLRLHKKVSVPTLPQEGAGPLAAGGFPGERAVEGRANPMPGSAALLKKRQLPPPSRGLPSFSSASQASGLARAPTLLAPPRTLGLREPENGLPKAGGLIPPNHSRLPKPKIH
- the LOC118772585 gene encoding serine-rich coiled-coil domain-containing protein 2-like isoform X2; the protein is MEEKALSKPTMVSRLPKFGARAQGGTSALPNGTATPLQSQEGKGVAPGKPNGVARLPSAFSLRWKKGGGSPTEGAGPERQGEEGRAGLRAQPQQQAPAARELKKPSAPVSKVRRPAPSANPTAQRTIPQPSRTGPRGASAQAPRPVLNGVASRFGLGLQRTGSNPDSGPSAGTHGGLRDGLSQSTDSLKSLSSDSMVRSQSFTHFRQLPSPSAQPITRSFSLNRAELARPPASGLVRTKNQLLKPTSAPGAQCGKSPAARPGGGALKKPLLPSCLPSKSPALAYRLTRPSLVKQARPLLAGQARGDQGAKGGSGDSVETSPGTPDPPSQAEKLPAPEIHLEELTSHQEVELSARYLGEGLEDMSLSSTSSLERNDTSEEYMDDFDNLGNGGGMLLFPPHDDGVFQTQPHANDNAPTNGERTAPTQTRLCSFLTDTVDWAGRALGGGKEDHGILCGHDDRSQSPERDLPHGSSLDLSPSDSSGGTYMWDEEGLEPLGTTIHPCGSYDSDLNSLDILNNLDNLESCDLEDDDLMLDVDLPEDGSLHSDADGMSHFERTERGGRQGHWRRRQHRWSGPDHFHNDNRGGGFQQFDGRSSPGTGKAGTHPLQGRHDGHMVALDELTLRHMAEDCTSVKSQLLKLKKLLQMEDGGTIQDALELGVLSPEPREDPSAALQAIPTPPPTCQCQHRRPEARGERRSHHDKATQTPWRGHAPQVLQPPSPWPSECLTQGRLARTAPTADPSERARARAPTGGERPRPVSCPDASVSLLLRSHLRLGEGEEGVRHPGAQPRPPTTAPPPDRDHAQGRPRILQSLRLHKKVSVPTLPQEGAGPLAAGGFPGERAVEGRANPMPGSAALLKKRQLPPPSRGLPSFSSASQASGLARAPTLLAPPRTLGLREPENGLPKAGGLIPPNHSRLPKPKIH
- the LOC118772585 gene encoding serine-rich coiled-coil domain-containing protein 2-like isoform X5; the encoded protein is MEEKALSKPTMVSRLPKFGARAQGGTSALPNGTATPLQSQEGKGVAPGKPNGVARLPSAFSLRWKKGGGSPTEGAGPERQGEEGRAGLRAQPQQQAPAARELKKPSAPVSKVRRPAPSANPTAQRTIPQPSRTGPRGASAQAPRPVLNGVASRFGLGLQRTGSNPDSGPSAGTHGGLRDGLSQSTDSLKSLSSDSMVRSQSFTHFRQLPSPSAQPITRSFSLNRAELARPPASGLVRTKNQLLKPTSAPGAQCGKSPAARPGGGALKKPLLPSCLPSKSPALAYRLTRPSLVKQARPLLAGQARGDQGAKGGSGDSVETSPGTPDPPSQAEKLPAPEIHLEELTSHQEVELSARYLGEGLEDMSLSSTSSLERNDTSEEYMDDFDNLGNGGGMLLFPPHDDGVFQTQPHANDNAPTNGERTAPTQTRLCSFLTDTVDWAGRALGGGKEDHGILCGHDDRSQSPERDLPHGSSLDLSPSDSSGGTYMWDEEGLEPLGTTIHPCGSYDSDLNSLDILNNLDNLESCDLEDDDLMLDVDLPEDGSLHSDADGMSHFERTERGGRQGHWRRRQHRWSGPDHFHNDNRGGGFQQFDGRSSPGTGKAGTHPLQGRHDGHMVALDELTLRHMAEDCTSVKSQLLKLKKLLQMEDGGTIQDALELGVLSPEPREDPSAALQVEELLKEVQELRQELRDKEKTISHLTQQLAIPTPPPTCQCQHRRPEARGERRSHHDKATQTPWRGHAGVSPAPSFSPCQRSYPGTPRASAPHHRQTSGTTASQPLAQRMPHPGKTSKNSPHRGPQ
- the LOC118772585 gene encoding serine-rich coiled-coil domain-containing protein 2-like isoform X4, with the protein product MEEKALSKPTMVSRLPKFGARAQGGTSALPNGTATPLQSQEGKGVAPGKPNGVARLPSAFSLRWKKGGGSPTEGAGPERQGEEGRAGLRAQPQQQAPAARELKKPSAPVSKVRRPAPSANPTAQRTIPQPSRTGPRGASAQAPRPVLNGVASRFGLGLQRTGSNPDSGPSAGTHGGLRDGLSQSTDSLKSLSSDSMVRSQSFTHFRQLPSPSAQPITRSFSLNRAELARPPASGLVRTKNQLLKPTSAPGAQCGKSPAARPGGGALKKPLLPSCLPSKSPALAYRLTRPSLVKQARPLLAGQARGDQGAKGGSGDSVETSPGTPDPPSQAEKLPAPEIHLEELTSHQEVELSARYLGEGLEDMSLSSTSSLERNDTSEEYMDDFDNLGNGGGMLLFPPHDDGVFQTQPHANDNAPTNGERTAPTQTRLCSFLTDTVDWAGRALGGGKEDHGILCGHDDRSQSPERDLPHGSSLDLSPSDSSGGTYMWDEEGLEPLGTTIHPCGSYDSDLNSLDILNNLDNLESCDLEDDDLMLDVDLPEDGSLHSDADGMSHFERTERGGRQGHWRRRQHRWSGPDHFHNDNRGGGFQQFDGRSSPGTGKAGTHPLQGRHDGHMVALDELTLRHMAEDCTSVKSQLLKLKKLLQMEDGGTIQDALELGVLSPEPREDPSAALQVEELLKEVQELRQELRDKEKTISHLTQQLAIPTPPPTCQCQHRRPEARGERRSHHDKATQTPWRGHAGVSPAPSFSPCQRSYPGTPRASAPHHRQRVEQLVHYFSDKACLRYYSLPAPGPANASPRED
- the LOC118772585 gene encoding serine-rich coiled-coil domain-containing protein 2-like isoform X3, whose translation is MEEKALSKPTMVSRLPKFGARAQGGTSALPNGTATPLQSQEGKGVAPGKPNGVARLPSAFSLRWKKGGGSPTEGAGPERQGEEGRAGLRAQPQQQAPAARELKKPSAPVSKVRRPAPSANPTAQRTIPQPSRTGPRGASAQAPRPVLNGVASRFGLGLQRTGSNPDSGPSAGTHGGLRDGLSQSTDSLKSLSSDSMVRSQSFTHFRQLPSPSAQPITRSFSLNRAELARPPASGLVRTKNQLLKPTSAPGAQCGKSPAARPGGGALKKPLLPSCLPSKSPALAYRLTRPSLVKQARPLLAGQARGDQGAKGGSGDSVETSPGTPDPPSQAEKLPAPEIHLEELTSHQEVELSARYLGEGLEDMSLSSTSSLERNDTSEEYMDDFDNLGNGGGMLLFPPHDDGVFQTQPHANDNAPTNGERTAPTQTRLCSFLTDTVDWAGRALGGGKEDHGILCGHDDRSQSPERDLPHGSSLDLSPSDSSGGTYMWDEEGLEPLGTTIHPCGSYDSDLNSLDILNNLDNLESCDLEDDDLMLDVDLPEDGSLHSDADGMSHFERTERGGRQGHWRRRQHRWSGPDHFHNDNRGGGFQQFDGRSSPGTGKAGTHPLQGRHDGHMVALDELTLRHMAEDCTSVKSQLLKLKKLLQMEDGGTIQDALELGVLSPEPREDPSAALQVEELLKEVQELRQELRDKEKTISHLTQQLAIPTPPPTCQCQHRRPEARGERRSHHDKATQTPWRGHAGVSPAPSFSPCQRSYPGTPRASAPHHRQRVEQLVHYFSDKAWYSTVSDLYNPPSTCMLCHPCCSCDGAYTCAT